The Litchfieldia alkalitelluris genome has a window encoding:
- a CDS encoding YlqD family protein: MQIIQTVIVKQILTENSKSELLDSSQLKKQQLQKEIEQLKFERRKLEKIKKVVNTSANGSYDKEMKSRAEKIKILDFQMDQIHMLPIGSEIKEKEIQGLVEVVPGDNWDQLQAFKTIIIKDGIVQEIR, translated from the coding sequence TTGCAAATTATCCAAACAGTTATAGTAAAACAGATTTTAACCGAAAATAGTAAAAGTGAGTTATTGGATTCTTCTCAACTAAAAAAACAACAGCTACAAAAAGAAATAGAGCAACTAAAATTTGAGCGTAGAAAACTTGAAAAAATTAAAAAAGTTGTTAACACATCAGCAAACGGCTCTTATGATAAAGAAATGAAAAGTAGAGCTGAGAAAATAAAAATACTTGATTTTCAAATGGATCAAATACATATGCTACCAATAGGTAGTGAAATAAAAGAAAAAGAGATACAAGGGTTAGTCGAAGTGGTACCAGGAGATAATTGGGATCAACTTCAGGCATTTAAAACAATTATTATTAAAGATGGAATAGTACAGGAAATTCGTTAG
- the fabG gene encoding 3-oxoacyl-[acyl-carrier-protein] reductase — protein MLNGKVALVTGASRGIGRAIALDLASLGAKVAVNYSGSEAKANEVVDAIKEMGVEAIAIQCNVADSNAVSEMVKEVISTFGSLDILVNNAGVTRDNLIMRMKEEEWDDVININLKGVFNCTKAVTRQMMKQRSGRIINIASIVGVIGNAGQANYVAAKAGVIGLTKTTAKELASRNITVNAVAPGFITTDMTDKLSDEVIEAMQKQIPLTRLGSPEDISSIVSFLASEKSGYITGQTINVDGGMVM, from the coding sequence ATGTTAAATGGAAAGGTTGCTTTAGTAACAGGAGCTTCTCGGGGTATCGGAAGAGCTATTGCGCTTGACTTGGCATCACTAGGTGCAAAAGTGGCGGTAAATTATTCAGGTAGCGAAGCCAAAGCGAATGAAGTAGTTGATGCAATCAAAGAGATGGGTGTAGAAGCGATTGCCATCCAGTGCAACGTAGCTGATTCCAATGCTGTTTCCGAAATGGTTAAAGAAGTTATTTCAACTTTTGGTTCTCTTGATATTTTGGTTAATAATGCTGGGGTAACGAGAGATAATTTAATTATGCGTATGAAAGAAGAAGAATGGGACGACGTAATTAATATTAACCTTAAGGGTGTGTTTAATTGTACAAAAGCAGTAACACGTCAAATGATGAAGCAACGTTCAGGGAGAATTATCAATATTGCCTCAATTGTTGGAGTTATTGGAAATGCAGGACAAGCTAACTATGTTGCAGCTAAAGCAGGTGTAATAGGTCTAACGAAAACAACTGCAAAAGAATTAGCGAGTAGAAATATTACTGTGAATGCAGTTGCACCTGGTTTTATTACAACTGATATGACTGATAAGTTATCTGATGAAGTTATAGAGGCAATGCAAAAGCAAATTCCTTTAACTCGTCTTGGAAGTCCAGAAGACATTTCGTCAATTGTTTCCTTTTTAGCTTCAGAGAAAAGTGGTTATATTACGGGACAAACCATCAATGTTGATGGAGGTATGGTGATGTAA
- the rimM gene encoding ribosome maturation factor RimM (Essential for efficient processing of 16S rRNA): MEKWFNVGKIVNTHGIKGELRIISKTDFTDQRYRVGNDLYLFLPDQKEEPVHVVVKSHRTHKQFDLLEFEGYSDVNLVERFKNAIIKVPENQLTNLNEGEFYFHEIIGCHVITESGEEIGKVVEILTPGANDVWVVKGKSGKEVLIPYIDDIVKEINVEDKLIKIEVMEGLL; the protein is encoded by the coding sequence ATGGAGAAGTGGTTTAATGTTGGAAAAATCGTTAATACTCATGGAATAAAGGGTGAATTGCGAATTATTTCCAAAACAGATTTTACTGATCAGAGATATCGTGTTGGAAATGACTTATATTTATTTCTACCAGATCAAAAAGAAGAGCCTGTTCATGTGGTTGTTAAGTCACATCGAACACATAAACAATTCGACCTATTAGAGTTTGAAGGTTATAGTGATGTGAATTTGGTGGAACGGTTTAAAAATGCGATCATCAAGGTACCTGAAAACCAACTTACTAATTTAAATGAAGGTGAGTTTTATTTTCACGAAATCATCGGATGTCATGTGATAACAGAGTCTGGTGAAGAAATTGGTAAGGTTGTTGAAATTCTTACCCCTGGTGCAAACGATGTATGGGTAGTAAAAGGGAAAAGTGGTAAAGAAGTGCTAATACCCTATATTGACGACATTGTGAAAGAAATCAACGTAGAAGATAAGTTGATTAAAATTGAAGTAATGGAAGGGTTATTATGA
- the rnc gene encoding ribonuclease III: MIKFKEFQEHQGILFKNESLLIQAFTHSSYVNEHRKKPYEDNERLEFLGDAVLELTVSEFLFKKFPIMSEGQLTKMRAAIVCEPSLVSFANDLSFGQYVLLGKGEELTGGRGRPALLADVFEAFIGSLYLDQGIDEVYKFLERTVFPKINEGAFSHVMDYKSQLQELIQRDGRGVIEYKVLQEKGPAHNREFVSKVSLNGEELGLGTGKSKKEAEQRAAQIAIETLKTPK, from the coding sequence ATGATTAAGTTTAAAGAGTTTCAGGAACATCAGGGGATTTTATTTAAAAATGAAAGCTTGCTTATTCAAGCTTTTACACATTCATCCTATGTGAATGAGCATCGCAAAAAACCGTACGAGGACAATGAAAGATTAGAATTTTTGGGAGACGCTGTATTAGAATTGACTGTCTCAGAATTTCTCTTTAAGAAATTTCCTATTATGAGTGAGGGACAATTAACGAAAATGCGTGCTGCAATCGTTTGTGAACCTTCTTTAGTTTCCTTTGCGAATGACCTTTCTTTTGGCCAGTATGTGTTATTAGGTAAAGGTGAGGAGTTGACAGGGGGAAGAGGAAGACCAGCTCTCTTAGCAGATGTGTTTGAAGCATTCATCGGCTCCCTTTATTTAGATCAAGGTATCGATGAAGTTTACAAATTCTTAGAACGTACGGTGTTTCCGAAGATAAATGAAGGTGCTTTTTCTCATGTGATGGATTATAAAAGTCAACTACAGGAGTTAATCCAGCGAGATGGTAGAGGTGTAATTGAGTACAAAGTATTACAAGAAAAAGGGCCAGCCCATAATAGGGAATTTGTTTCTAAAGTTTCACTAAATGGTGAGGAACTTGGTCTAGGAACGGGTAAATCAAAAAAAGAAGCTGAACAAAGAGCTGCACAGATTGCTATAGAAACATTAAAGACACCAAAATAA
- a CDS encoding KH domain-containing protein, protein MKELIVTIVKPLVDFPDEVTVSETSDEKNITYLLTLNKEDIGKVIGKQGRVIKAIRTVVYAAGTSHNKRIHLEINE, encoded by the coding sequence ATGAAAGAGTTAATTGTAACGATCGTAAAGCCACTTGTTGATTTCCCAGACGAGGTTACTGTTTCAGAAACTTCGGATGAAAAAAATATTACTTACTTACTAACTCTTAATAAAGAAGATATAGGAAAAGTAATTGGTAAACAGGGTAGGGTCATAAAAGCGATTCGGACTGTTGTATATGCAGCAGGAACTAGTCATAATAAACGAATTCATCTAGAAATTAACGAATAA
- the acpP gene encoding acyl carrier protein has protein sequence MADVLGRVTKIIVDRLGVDESEVKLESSFKEDLGADSLDVVELVMELEDEFDMEISDDEAENITTVGDAVNYINSQQK, from the coding sequence ATGGCAGATGTTTTAGGACGAGTTACTAAAATCATTGTAGACCGTTTAGGTGTTGATGAATCTGAAGTAAAGCTAGAGTCTTCTTTTAAAGAGGATTTAGGTGCTGATTCTCTTGATGTAGTTGAGCTTGTAATGGAGCTTGAGGATGAGTTTGATATGGAAATCTCAGACGATGAGGCTGAAAATATTACAACAGTAGGAGATGCTGTTAACTACATAAACAGTCAACAAAAATAA
- the ftsY gene encoding signal recognition particle-docking protein FtsY, translating into MSFLKKLKEKISKQTDTVTEKFKDGLTKTRNSFSEKVNDLVARYRKVDEEFFEELEEILISADVGVSTVMELIDQLRLEVKRRNIQDTAEVQAVISEKLVEIYQGGDEASPHLNIEREGLSVILVVGVNGVGKTTTIGKLANKLKNEGKSVLLAAGDTFRAGAIEQLEVWGQRVGVDVIKQSEGSDPAAVMFDAVQAAKSRNVDVLICDTAGRLQNKVNLMKELEKVKRVIEREFPGAPHEVLLVLDATTGQNALTQAKTFSEATEVTGIVLTKLDGTAKGGIVLAIRNELNIPVKLVGLGERVDDLQEFNAEQYVYGLFADILEATETEEKE; encoded by the coding sequence ATGAGTTTTTTAAAAAAATTAAAAGAAAAGATTTCAAAACAAACAGATACTGTTACTGAAAAATTTAAAGATGGGTTAACAAAAACAAGAAATTCTTTCTCTGAAAAAGTAAATGATCTTGTTGCAAGATATCGTAAGGTAGATGAAGAGTTTTTTGAAGAGCTTGAAGAAATTCTAATATCAGCAGATGTGGGTGTATCTACTGTTATGGAATTAATTGATCAACTTCGGTTAGAAGTGAAAAGAAGAAATATACAGGATACAGCGGAGGTACAAGCTGTTATTTCCGAGAAATTAGTTGAGATCTATCAAGGAGGAGATGAAGCTTCTCCACACCTGAACATTGAGAGAGAGGGGTTATCTGTTATCCTCGTAGTAGGTGTTAATGGTGTTGGCAAGACAACAACGATAGGGAAACTAGCGAATAAGCTTAAAAATGAGGGGAAATCTGTTCTTTTAGCGGCAGGAGATACATTCCGTGCTGGTGCCATTGAACAATTAGAAGTTTGGGGTCAAAGGGTAGGTGTTGATGTAATTAAGCAATCAGAAGGCTCAGATCCTGCCGCTGTCATGTTTGATGCGGTTCAAGCTGCCAAATCACGTAATGTTGATGTGTTAATATGTGATACTGCTGGAAGATTACAAAACAAAGTAAATCTGATGAAAGAACTTGAAAAGGTCAAGCGAGTCATTGAAAGAGAGTTTCCAGGCGCTCCTCATGAAGTGCTTCTTGTTCTTGATGCAACGACTGGACAAAATGCATTAACGCAAGCAAAGACCTTTTCTGAAGCAACAGAGGTTACTGGTATTGTGTTAACGAAGTTGGATGGTACGGCTAAAGGCGGAATTGTACTGGCGATAAGAAATGAGCTCAATATACCGGTTAAATTAGTGGGATTAGGAGAGAGGGTAGACGATCTTCAAGAGTTTAATGCAGAGCAATATGTATATGGATTGTTTGCAGATATTCTTGAGGCTACTGAAACAGAAGAAAAAGAGTAG
- the ffh gene encoding signal recognition particle protein gives MAFEGLADRLQNTIQKIRGKGKVSEADVKEMMREVRLALLEADVNFKVVKDFIKRVSERAIGQEVMKSLTPGQQVIKVVQEELTSLMGGEQSKIAVAKRPPTVIMMVGLQGAGKTTTTGKLANLLRKKHNRKPMLVAADIYRPAAIKQLETLGKQLNMPVFSLGDQVSPVEIAKQAIAKAKEDHHDYVLIDTAGRLHIDEELMDELKQVKEIANPDEIFLVVDAMTGQDAVNVASSFNDLLGLTGVVLTKLDGDTRGGAALSVKAVTNTPIKFVGLGEKLDALEAFHPERMASRILGMGDVLTLIEKAQNSVDEEKAKELEQKFRSMSFTFDDFLEQLSQVRKMGPLDEILGMLPGANKMKGLKNVQVDDKQISHVEAIIQSMTKEEKNHPEIISSSRKKRIAKGSGRTVQEVNRLLKQFEDMKKMMKQMTNMSKGKKKGMKFPFM, from the coding sequence ATGGCATTTGAAGGATTAGCCGACCGACTGCAGAATACCATTCAAAAGATACGTGGAAAAGGGAAAGTATCTGAAGCAGATGTAAAAGAAATGATGCGTGAAGTTCGACTTGCATTACTTGAAGCAGATGTTAACTTTAAGGTTGTAAAGGACTTTATTAAACGTGTCAGTGAACGTGCAATTGGACAAGAAGTGATGAAAAGCTTAACCCCTGGTCAGCAGGTAATTAAGGTTGTTCAGGAAGAGTTGACTTCACTAATGGGGGGAGAACAAAGCAAGATTGCTGTTGCTAAACGTCCTCCGACTGTGATCATGATGGTGGGTCTTCAAGGTGCTGGTAAAACCACCACAACTGGAAAGCTCGCAAATCTTCTTCGAAAAAAGCACAATCGTAAACCGATGTTAGTTGCTGCAGATATTTACCGCCCTGCCGCGATCAAACAATTAGAAACATTAGGTAAGCAATTAAATATGCCAGTATTCTCATTAGGAGATCAGGTTAGTCCTGTTGAAATTGCGAAGCAAGCAATTGCCAAAGCAAAAGAAGATCATCATGATTATGTCTTGATAGATACTGCTGGTCGACTTCATATAGATGAAGAACTAATGGACGAATTAAAACAGGTCAAAGAAATTGCAAATCCTGATGAAATCTTTTTAGTTGTCGATGCAATGACAGGTCAGGATGCAGTCAATGTCGCAAGTAGTTTTAACGACTTACTTGGCTTAACAGGTGTGGTCTTGACGAAGCTTGATGGTGATACACGTGGTGGAGCCGCGTTATCTGTTAAAGCTGTAACCAATACACCTATTAAGTTTGTTGGGCTAGGTGAAAAGCTAGATGCTCTTGAAGCGTTTCATCCTGAGAGGATGGCATCAAGAATCCTTGGTATGGGTGATGTTCTAACATTAATTGAAAAGGCACAAAATTCGGTTGATGAGGAAAAAGCAAAAGAACTAGAGCAAAAGTTTCGCTCTATGTCATTTACTTTTGATGACTTCTTAGAGCAGCTTAGTCAAGTTCGTAAAATGGGACCACTAGATGAAATTCTAGGAATGCTTCCGGGAGCGAATAAAATGAAAGGCTTGAAGAATGTTCAGGTCGATGATAAGCAAATTAGTCATGTTGAAGCAATTATCCAATCAATGACAAAGGAAGAAAAAAATCATCCTGAAATCATAAGTAGTAGCCGTAAAAAGAGAATTGCAAAAGGTAGCGGGAGAACTGTCCAAGAAGTAAACCGTCTTCTTAAGCAATTCGAAGATATGAAAAAGATGATGAAACAAATGACAAATATGTCTAAAGGTAAGAAAAAAGGGATGAAATTTCCTTTTATGTAA
- the trmD gene encoding tRNA (guanosine(37)-N1)-methyltransferase TrmD, producing MRIDVLSLFPEMFEGVFGQSILKKAAELDKVTYNVVNFRTFTENKHLKVDDYPYGGGAGMVLQPQPLFDAVEELSAKANKAPRVILLCPQGQQFRQKHAEELTREEHLIFVCGHYEGYDERIRTHLVTDEFSIGDFVLTGGELPAMVIIDSVVRLLPGVLGNEDSPIKDSHSTGLLEHPQYTRPANFRGLEVPEVLLSGNHKNIEDWRAREALRRTFLRRPDMLETYPLTDQQKKWIKEFEEEK from the coding sequence ATGAGGATAGATGTATTATCTCTCTTTCCTGAGATGTTTGAAGGAGTGTTTGGTCAATCAATCTTAAAAAAGGCAGCAGAATTGGACAAGGTGACCTACAATGTTGTGAATTTCCGAACGTTCACCGAAAACAAACATTTAAAGGTAGATGACTATCCATATGGTGGAGGAGCCGGTATGGTCCTTCAGCCACAACCTCTATTCGATGCAGTAGAGGAATTGTCAGCTAAAGCAAATAAAGCCCCTAGAGTAATTCTTCTTTGTCCACAAGGTCAGCAATTTCGCCAAAAGCATGCTGAGGAACTCACAAGGGAAGAACACCTTATTTTTGTATGTGGTCATTATGAAGGATATGATGAAAGAATTCGGACACATTTGGTTACAGATGAATTCTCTATTGGAGATTTTGTTCTAACTGGTGGTGAACTACCAGCTATGGTTATTATTGATAGTGTTGTAAGACTCCTACCTGGTGTGTTGGGAAATGAGGATTCACCAATTAAGGATTCCCATAGTACAGGGTTACTTGAACATCCTCAATATACACGCCCTGCCAACTTCAGAGGATTAGAAGTTCCAGAGGTTCTATTATCAGGTAATCACAAAAATATTGAAGACTGGCGTGCGAGGGAAGCGTTAAGAAGAACCTTTTTAAGGCGACCAGATATGTTAGAGACATATCCACTAACAGACCAACAGAAAAAGTGGATAAAAGAGTTTGAAGAAGAAAAATAA
- a CDS encoding putative DNA-binding protein yields MLEKTTRVNYLFDFYQSLLTPKQSSYMSLYYLDDYSLGEIAEEYNVSRQAVYDNIKRTEAMLEEYEEKLLLFHKFQERQKLLLEFKSFIKDHEMKEELERRLDLLEKLE; encoded by the coding sequence ATGCTTGAAAAAACAACACGAGTCAATTATTTATTCGATTTTTATCAATCGTTGTTAACACCAAAGCAAAGTAGCTATATGTCATTATATTATTTAGATGATTACTCCCTTGGTGAAATTGCAGAAGAATATAATGTTAGCCGTCAAGCTGTCTATGATAACATAAAACGAACAGAGGCTATGCTTGAAGAATATGAAGAAAAACTGTTACTATTTCATAAGTTTCAAGAGCGTCAAAAATTACTACTAGAGTTTAAGTCTTTTATCAAAGATCATGAGATGAAAGAGGAGCTTGAACGTAGACTTGACTTGCTTGAGAAATTAGAATAG
- the smc gene encoding chromosome segregation protein SMC produces MFLKRLDIVGFKSFAERITVDFVPGVTAVVGPNGSGKSNITDAIRWVLGEQSARTLRGVKMEDIIFAGSDSRKSLNIADVTLTLDNSDQFLPVDYHEVSITRRVFRSGESEFLINKQACRLKDIVDLFMDSGLGREAFSIISQGKVEEILSSKAEERRTIFEEAAGVLKYKTRKKKAEYKLAETQENLNRVNDILHELEDQIEPLQIQASIANDYLAKKEELENHEVAVTVYEIENLHQQWESLKLQIEEHNSQEISMATSINKKEARVEQVRDQMDRLDVMIQELQQVLLRTSEELEKLEGRKEVLKERKKNGTQNKAQLEQMISELEIKTKQTNELIQSEQERLHGLAKEVEGVKMQLTKQQALLSSYDQNIESKIENLKSEYVELLNKQASSKNEIGYIEQQVKQQEAKYKRMEEGNVKYIQEREDINQEKLHLQTKLSVIEAEMANQIKTFRETTVNLETLRDSYQRREATLNKAYQFLQQTKSRKEMLEEMQNDYSGFFQGVKEVLKAREERLEGIEGAVAELLTVPKQYETAVEIALGAATQHIVVRNETNAREAIQYLKQHSFGRATFLPLNVIKERFINETQLDAVRNHPSFIGAASTLINFDNKYHSVVSNLLGNVLITTDLKGANELAKKLQYRFRMVTLDGDVVNPGGSMTGGAVKKSTNSLLGRSRELEDITAKLEEMETKTNILEMQVREEKQYMLDEENRLTKLRESGEHLRLKEQDLKSQYREIELKERNVNEHLALYDHEKLMFNNDQIQSNNRKNELLKIVEKVSSKLAVINHEIELLTTKKNDEQLSKETLQSTITDLKVIVAEKSQLLQGQKEKVENLRGDYNETSEKLNQLVDDLRFLSSDLVTNTSGEQELEEAAKKKLADKTETITLISNQRQKRLELQNSLENIERELKEEKRLHKQMVDVLKDEEVKVNRLDVDLENRLTHLREEYFLSFEAAKDKYPLTIEIGEARKKVKLIKLAIEELGTVNLGAIEEYERVSERFKFLTDQKNDLEEAKDTLYKVIAEMDEEMKRKFHTTFMSIRSHFEGVFQALFGGGRADLRLTNPDDLLNTGVDIVAQPPGKKLQNLGLMSGGERALTAIALLFSILKVRPVPFCVLDEVEAALDEANVFRFAQYLKKFSHETQFIVITHRKGTMEEADVLYGVTMQESGVSKLVSVRLEESKQLV; encoded by the coding sequence ATGTTCCTCAAACGTTTAGATATTGTAGGATTTAAATCGTTTGCTGAAAGAATCACTGTAGACTTTGTTCCTGGAGTTACGGCTGTAGTCGGACCCAATGGAAGCGGAAAAAGTAATATCACAGATGCCATCAGATGGGTATTAGGTGAACAATCTGCTCGTACACTCAGAGGCGTAAAGATGGAAGATATTATTTTTGCTGGGAGTGATAGTCGAAAATCACTTAATATTGCGGATGTAACCTTAACGTTAGATAATAGTGACCAATTTTTGCCTGTTGACTATCATGAGGTTAGTATTACCAGAAGAGTTTTCCGTTCTGGTGAAAGTGAGTTCTTAATAAATAAACAGGCATGCAGATTAAAGGATATAGTAGACTTATTTATGGATTCAGGTTTAGGGCGTGAAGCGTTCTCAATCATCAGCCAAGGTAAAGTTGAAGAAATTTTAAGTAGTAAAGCAGAAGAGCGCCGAACAATATTTGAGGAAGCGGCGGGGGTTCTAAAATATAAAACTCGAAAGAAAAAAGCAGAATATAAGCTAGCTGAAACACAGGAAAACTTGAATAGAGTAAATGATATTCTTCATGAATTAGAGGATCAGATTGAACCACTACAAATTCAAGCATCTATTGCTAATGACTATTTAGCTAAAAAAGAAGAGCTTGAGAATCATGAAGTTGCTGTGACAGTCTACGAAATTGAAAACTTACACCAACAATGGGAAAGTTTAAAGCTACAAATAGAAGAACATAACAGTCAGGAAATATCAATGGCTACTTCGATCAATAAAAAAGAAGCGCGTGTGGAACAGGTGCGCGATCAAATGGACCGATTGGATGTAATGATTCAAGAACTTCAGCAAGTTTTATTACGTACAAGTGAGGAACTAGAAAAGCTTGAAGGACGTAAAGAAGTTCTAAAGGAGAGAAAGAAAAACGGCACCCAAAATAAAGCGCAACTTGAACAAATGATTTCAGAACTAGAAATTAAAACAAAACAAACGAATGAACTGATTCAGTCTGAACAAGAGCGCCTACATGGACTAGCTAAGGAAGTAGAAGGCGTTAAAATGCAATTAACTAAACAGCAGGCTCTACTTTCTTCATATGACCAAAACATTGAAAGTAAAATTGAAAACTTAAAAAGTGAATATGTAGAGTTACTCAATAAGCAGGCTTCATCTAAAAATGAAATAGGGTATATTGAGCAGCAGGTTAAACAACAAGAAGCGAAATATAAGCGTATGGAAGAAGGTAATGTAAAGTATATTCAGGAACGAGAAGATATCAATCAGGAAAAATTACACCTTCAAACGAAGCTATCAGTTATTGAAGCTGAAATGGCCAATCAAATAAAGACGTTTAGGGAAACAACAGTAAATTTAGAAACACTAAGGGATTCATATCAAAGAAGAGAAGCTACATTAAATAAAGCATACCAATTCTTACAGCAAACCAAGTCTCGTAAAGAAATGTTAGAAGAGATGCAAAATGATTATTCTGGATTTTTCCAAGGTGTTAAGGAAGTTTTAAAAGCTAGAGAAGAGCGTTTAGAGGGTATTGAAGGAGCTGTAGCGGAGTTACTCACGGTTCCAAAGCAATATGAGACTGCTGTAGAAATAGCTCTTGGAGCAGCCACTCAACATATTGTTGTGAGAAATGAAACCAATGCTAGAGAGGCAATCCAATATTTAAAGCAACATTCTTTCGGGAGAGCAACCTTTCTCCCTTTAAATGTAATAAAGGAACGATTCATTAACGAAACACAGCTAGACGCCGTTAGGAATCACCCATCCTTTATAGGTGCGGCTTCTACGCTAATAAATTTTGATAACAAGTACCATTCTGTTGTTTCAAACCTATTAGGGAATGTGTTAATTACGACTGATTTGAAGGGTGCTAACGAACTGGCAAAAAAACTTCAATATCGCTTCAGAATGGTTACATTAGATGGTGATGTAGTTAATCCCGGAGGATCGATGACTGGTGGAGCGGTTAAGAAATCCACTAATTCCTTACTTGGGAGAAGTCGCGAATTAGAGGATATTACTGCGAAGCTAGAGGAAATGGAAACGAAAACGAATATATTGGAAATGCAAGTGAGAGAAGAAAAGCAATACATGTTGGATGAAGAAAATCGTTTAACTAAGTTACGTGAATCTGGTGAGCATCTTAGACTTAAGGAACAAGATCTTAAGAGTCAATATCGTGAAATAGAGCTCAAAGAACGGAATGTAAATGAACATTTAGCTTTGTATGATCATGAAAAGTTAATGTTTAATAATGATCAAATTCAGTCCAATAATAGAAAAAATGAATTATTGAAAATAGTTGAAAAAGTTTCATCAAAATTAGCCGTTATAAATCATGAAATAGAACTTTTAACTACGAAAAAGAATGATGAACAACTATCGAAAGAAACGCTACAATCCACAATAACGGATCTGAAGGTAATTGTCGCGGAGAAAAGTCAATTACTTCAAGGACAAAAGGAAAAGGTTGAAAACCTTCGTGGAGATTATAACGAGACATCTGAAAAGCTGAATCAATTGGTTGACGATTTAAGATTCTTAAGTTCAGATCTAGTGACGAATACATCAGGAGAACAAGAGCTAGAAGAAGCAGCAAAGAAAAAGTTAGCTGACAAAACTGAGACCATTACGTTAATTAGTAATCAAAGACAAAAAAGACTTGAACTTCAAAATTCATTAGAAAATATTGAAAGAGAGCTAAAAGAAGAAAAGCGACTTCATAAACAGATGGTTGACGTTCTAAAGGATGAAGAGGTAAAAGTTAATCGTCTAGATGTTGATTTAGAAAATAGATTAACACATTTAAGAGAGGAATATTTTCTTTCATTTGAAGCAGCAAAAGATAAATACCCTCTAACCATCGAGATTGGTGAGGCTAGAAAAAAAGTGAAGTTAATAAAGCTTGCGATTGAAGAGCTAGGAACAGTAAATTTAGGTGCTATCGAGGAATATGAGAGAGTATCAGAAAGATTTAAGTTTTTGACAGATCAAAAGAATGACTTAGAAGAAGCAAAAGACACACTATATAAAGTAATAGCTGAGATGGATGAAGAGATGAAGAGGAAGTTTCATACAACATTCATGAGTATTCGATCTCACTTTGAAGGAGTCTTTCAAGCTCTGTTTGGTGGTGGACGAGCTGATTTGCGACTAACCAATCCTGATGATTTATTAAATACAGGTGTAGATATAGTTGCCCAGCCGCCAGGTAAAAAACTACAAAACCTAGGGCTGATGTCTGGTGGAGAGCGAGCTTTAACAGCAATTGCATTATTATTTTCTATATTAAAGGTTCGGCCTGTACCATTTTGTGTCCTAGATGAAGTTGAGGCTGCACTTGATGAGGCGAATGTATTCCGTTTTGCTCAATACCTAAAAAAATTCAGCCATGAAACTCAGTTCATTGTGATTACACATCGTAAAGGAACGATGGAAGAAGCTGATGTATTATATGGTGTAACAATGCAAGAATCTGGTGTGTCTAAATTAGTCTCTGTAAGGTTAGAAGAGTCAAAACAGTTAGTATAA
- the rpsP gene encoding 30S ribosomal protein S16, with protein sequence MAVKIRLKRMGAKKSPFYRIVVADSRSPRDGRFIETVGTYNPVQQPAEVKIDEELALKWLSNGAKPSDTVRNLFSTQGIMEKFHNSKLGK encoded by the coding sequence ATGGCAGTAAAAATTCGTTTAAAGCGTATGGGAGCTAAAAAGTCTCCTTTCTATCGTATTGTTGTAGCTGATTCTCGTTCACCACGTGATGGACGTTTCATTGAAACTGTAGGTACGTACAATCCTGTACAACAACCTGCTGAGGTTAAAATTGATGAAGAGCTAGCATTAAAATGGTTATCTAATGGTGCTAAACCTTCTGACACAGTTCGTAACTTGTTCTCTACACAAGGAATCATGGAAAAATTCCATAATTCAAAATTAGGCAAGTAA